The sequence below is a genomic window from Sparus aurata chromosome 6, fSpaAur1.1, whole genome shotgun sequence.
TGACCTTTTGTCAAGAGTTGTTAAGTTGTGACTGATCATTAAGGATGAATAGCCGATGCCATTTAGGCCGTCTAATGCTAAGTATCAGTATAAGATCAGTTGCcatgggttgccaggttgtagACAATCCCTGTGTCAGgtgttgttttctcctccaggaTGACACTTTTTAGTTAGCTCTTTAGTTCAACACCCATCCAGCATACAGTTTGACCACTAACACTCCATTAGTGGCTTATCATGAGAATCATTTTATCTGAGACTTATAATCTTACTAACAATAACCAACTTACAATCGCAGAAGACTGACTTTCACCAGGTCTATGGAGGAACCTGACTAATGGCTTTAGCAATGGTAATAGATCATTTCGGTCACTCTCCAGGGTGTGTGGACAGCATCATATTTCAAACTTCAGCGTGCTGTTCAGCAGAAAGCTGCTCGCACTCTCACCTGCAGAGCCAAGCAGCGGGCATCGCTGCTCTGAAGCGCGGCTCGCATGTCCTCGATCAGCTCCCTCAAACTTGCATTCTCGTCTTCCAGTTTGGATATTCGGTCCTCCGCTTCCTCCAGCGCCACGATCTCCTCGTAGCACTCCTTGGTGCAGGATCCAAGCCTGCAGCCGGAGGCGTGTCGTCCCTCCGAGGAGGGACAGGAGCCGCAGCTTGCGCCCCCAGACAGCAGTTTCTCTCGCCGCCTCAGAGGGCTCCTCAGGCGGATCTGAGTCTCTATATGCTCGTTGTCCTTCCCGACCAGCAGCCTGCCGTTCTCATACTGACAGCCGGCCTTGGTGCTGAAGTATCCGCAAAGTTTAGCGTGGAAGTGTCTGAAGGTGAGCTCGGTGGGTAAATGGTCTAAGACACCGGCGCATTCTGTGTCCTCCGAGTCTTTGTTCAGCCCCAAAACTTCACACAAGATGTTGAAGTCCTCCACAGAGATTTTACCTCCGCCTTGGTAATCCATATGATGGAAAATCTCCTGGAGATATTGATCCAGTCCGGTGGCCAAAACTATAATTTCGTTTTCCACTCCCCGGTCCAGCCCGTAATGGTAAGCCAGAGTGCTGACTATCCATTGTGTCCTGCGCGCTGGTCTGCTGTATGGATCAATGGAGTCTCTTGTATCCATCATTTCTACTGAGCAACATCATATCTCCTCAAACTGAACACGGGGACTTTGTTTCCTCTGTTATATGGCCCTGTGTGTGCTTCGTGTTCATCGTCTCAGTGCAAACTGTGGGACAGACTGGCGGAGTAGGAATAAGGCGTGTGTTAACACAGAGCACATTTGAATTTAGCACTGCCCCCCAAATCCAAAACCAGGGGTCCCAGCCTCGACTCAgtcacatacacatacacatacccTAACGGTCTCATACTGCCGTTTGCCTGACTGTAATTGCCACCAGGTGTGTAAACTTTTGTCATTCACTTGGGTTAGACCATGTTGAGATTTAAGATCCCcatgggactgatggagctgtggAGCAGAGGTACACTGTCTTTATTCAACTGATGAGTTTTTGCAGCTTGTTTTATACATATAGGGgtacacaaaacacaagtgtATATAATGGCGGGTTTTAGGGCCACGACACAATATATAAATGGGctgcattaataataatgatttgtttattcattattcAAGCATTGAGCTAGATTATATATAGGCTACATGTACATCAATTATTATATGATGAAATgcctgaataaatgaatgaaaatttgatgttttaatctgtttatataattaaatgttaattcaTGTCTTAAACCAATCGATTATATAATTTAGTAGGTATGAAATATTATCAAAGGCTACATTTAGTGACTTACATTCAGACACTAAATGTAGCACTCCATCTCCCCCTACTATTGCATTAATGTCACATCACTACTGTTGTTCGAATCATAATGCTAGCAAGCTAGCGTTAACATTACTAAGACAAGCGTTAGTTAACTTAACTAAATGTTGGTATGCATGCACATCCTGTAGAGccattttatagttttttccacaaactggaAACCACCAAGACTCTTAGTGCTGACAAAACATGGATTCCAGGTGATACCAATGGTTTTATACTACTTACTAGCCCCTTTTACATAGAAAATGTGCCACATTTGCAgccaggtaaaggctgcaatctgCCGTCTTGTCTATgtgaaagggaggtgtaatattccttcttttcaaaaaagccgccactggggtaaGCCTAAATAGGtgacatgacatgaagcatGAAGTCAGGCGTAAACAGTGACATACAACGTATTTGCATAGGAAGAATATTTAGCCCTGTGATACCAGTGTCAGTCATAATTGCTACTAAGCTGCCTGCTCAAGGCCGCCGGGATGCAGCATAATCATGAATGGCCACTGACTAGTCATGGTTGCCCCCATTGCTGTGGTATTACATGTGGTGACACTTGATAGAATTACTTAACTATAGTATCTTAACTTAACTATCTCTATaagaatacataaatatatgattCGCTTACATACAAATGtaatcaatatgacctttaaccCTGTTGTTTAAATTGTATGACTTGTCCTAAAGTGACACCAACATTAGAAAAAGGGAAATATTGCCTTTATTCATATTTCCATGGAAGCTGTACACCACTTGGGCACAAAGATTTAgggtcatttgtttttttcaggcaCAGACTCATGCcgggtgacatgcagcaaaggtcctcCGCCCAGGATTCGAACTGGGGTTCATATATGGCATGTGCTCTTAACCCCTCCACTAGCTGAACGCCTATCTTTTATTGACCTGGAAGTTAAAATCATATTACAGAGTCAGTTACagactgcagagaacacacacaagaTACACACACAATGCTGACTGATCTCAGACAGAACTAAAACTTTCTTGTGCAGGTGCACCGTCACCTTTCCACGACCCAATTCACAGCTTTCAAAGATCAAAATTCAAACTGTTTCGGACACAACCATCAACGCCctgtgtacttgtacttgtacatTCAGTGTAAACGTGCTGCAGATGAAAGAACccttctctctgtgctgcacaAGACAGGTCAGGGACAAGTGGGTGAAGCGGCTGCTTGTTCTCCTGTAGTGGTCGCACTATCCACCAAGTACTAtctcttgataaaaaaaataaaaatattgtttaCCACCTTTGCAGTAActtaagaaataataataacaataacaatcgACTTTAGTAAAGAAAGCATATATGACAGCTGtgttacaataaaaatgcaaaatgctatATTTATATaggcatttaaaatgaaatgaaattgctttattttagaTCTCGGTGATagtgggtcatttttgacccggAGGACGAGGGGTGTACAGAATGTTAAGACAACAGGAAGGTTAAAACCCTCTACACATCTCTAGCTAGTCTGCACAAATGGTCCATGCTACTGTAGAAGGTCCACTCCATGTAGTGTAATACACACATATCCTGCTCTGCTTCACTGGCTCAATGATGGTCGCCTCTagatttatgtattatttagtCCACTCTTTGTTAGGTAGCTaattcttgttttctctttttgtgtaacatttcatttgtgttgttGGTCTAATTTAATAGCTAATACTTTAAATCCATAATTATCTAGGCCTATATGTAAGCGTACGTGGCGGTTAATCAAGATGTCCGTGCCTAAAACCTCATATAACACTCCAAACACTGTAGTTATTAACTCGCCGTTATGCAGGCCATGGCTCACTGGCTATAATAGATGAATCATATGCGCAGATTCCGATAGTCCCAACCGCACGCGGGCAGCAACACACCTCACTTCCTTCACTACAGGGGTTGTCATGGCGACGCGTGGCACCAATCATAGCTCGGTTGAAGGTTAGTTTGAGTGACAGGCCGACCCCCCACAGCGCTTCACCTCGGCACCTAACGTCCTTTTTATCAAGTTAAATGACTTTGCAGTTTCGGAATCAAGTCCAGGTAGTGTAGACAAGTAGTGCAGAGGTATGTCTGATTGACTGACACATCGCCTTGACGCTACTTCACAGCCAACTCTTCTCGAGAGCACTAACACGCAAACTTGTCACTCTTCATGTACAGACCAAGAGGAGCTGAGGTGAGTGCACaaggaaaataaagtaaaatgatgtgttattttaatattgtttaatATCATTCCGTTTCCACGGTGTGCTAACGAGAAACACCATCAGACATAGCAGCCAAATGAAAAACTGCCGTTATGAGTTGCAACTGAAGCTCACTATAAAACTGAATCCTCGTACGTTTCTATGACAATACAATTTAACATATTGTTATTGGTGTAATGAAGGTAATTCAATTAGGCTAGATTTTGAGCAAGGTTTCTTGACTGTAAAATTCCAGTGTACTACCATTATTTTCtaaagtgtctttttttaaatcaataaaaccCCCTCAATCCATGCAAAGAACCTAtcccattcatttattttgcctATTAATTTCCCTATGTGTCTCTGTGTAAGCCTACTGTTGATTACCTCTAGCTAATGTGTGTATgattatcttaaaaaaaaaaaaaaaaaaaagtcattaacagtgttttaaaataatacaaattaatGTATTCAGGTTTCCAGGGGTAATCTAAGGATTAACTAAGAGTATTTGAAGAGATATATGTTTCATTGTGGTTATAGGACAtgtgaaatattacattttatgtgtgtgtgtgtgtgtgtgtgtgtgtgtgtgtgtgtgtgtgtgtgtgtgtgtgtgtgtgtgtgtgtgtaatttgaGTGTGATGAACTGTCTCCTGGCAATTAACTCATTACTTGAGGgtccttttttaatttcctttcagTCCTACAGTGTGTTCCATGGAAAATATTCCAGTGGAATCAGATTCCATGGCAAACATGCCAGAGATGGATAAATCACAGTCAGActgtgatgatggagaagttaCAGATACAAAACAGGAAGATGTCCTTGAGAATGATGTCCTGTCCATAGAGCATGGTGTGGAAAACATGTCAGAGTCAACTGAGGATGTTACAACGGACTCAGATGACAGATCCTATTACGTCACATGGACAGTTTTCATTGCCCTAGCTGTCCCCAGAGGTAAGTTTGCCTCCCCACAGGGTCAGTTAAAAATTCTTGAACTGGAAGTCAGAAGGCTGAGTTACTGAGGGAATATTGTGCAGAAATGGGCAACAAATCACAATATAACGTAAGAAACATGACAGATCCACTCCATTCTTGGTCACATTTataaacatatttctgtttttagggAAAGAAGTGGATTTCCCTGAAGCTCatgcaaagacaaagacaaagaaagattCATGTACTGTTTTGGGCACAGCCTTTAAATGTCAAAGCAGTTATCATATTGAATACAGATTACCAGGTGACACAAAGCCTGTCATCGTGGACCTGGTAGTGTTTGGGCCTGcggcaaaaatgtacaaaggAGATGAGCTCAAGGTAACCATGACCTGATGCATGAACAATTAATGAACATCaggaataaaaaacaataaagcagTATTGCCTAGAGTTACAGTAATTTATTCGTGGTTGTTATATTGTCATCATAGGAATGATGAGAGTAATAAGTGGCTCTAATGCAATCATAAATGTGTGACCTTTCATAACAGATTCTGAGAACATGGCATGAAGGAGAACGGACATGGGTTGGTTGGACCCAGAATTTTAACATCAGAGTCAACAGGGACCTGTTGATCAGTTTAATTCCTAATTATAAGATCAAGCTCCAGGTATGGAGCAGCAAAGAGAAATTGTCCAGCCAGGCCCGCTATGAAAGACTTAAAACCCTCAGAATGCCACAGGATCAGCTTGAAGGTGTGACAGACATGTGTGGTGAGTATCAATTTAAACTTGtctcaaaatgaccaaaaacatTATACATATTGTGTATAGCctgtttttatataaaatgataaaataatatctTCTCTCTAAGGTGGTGTTAAGATTATGGTAAACAAACTGAGAACGTTATGTGAAAGGaagtcaaacacatccagaaaGCACAAAAGAGATATACTGCTTAATTCTGAGTCAGAGGTTGGCTCTGAAACAGGTAAATCTACAATTTTGCCTGATTTAGTATGGACTCATAGTGATGTCTAATTACATATCTTAGGCTTATATCATGCTACAGTAATATCCTTTCATGTTAGCTATGATGAATATATCTCTCTTTATACAGAAAATAGCTTGGCTCCTCTTACCAAAACAGGATTTCACAACCCCTCAATGGGTACTTTCGATCTTGAGGCTATCACAAAAAAAGGCTGTGCCAAAGTTGAAATTGGTACCATTTGCTTGATGGCAGGTAAGTCAACCTTTATCATTTTTAACAAAGCAATGTCTACATTTGACCCCTTGTCATTAGTTGTACACATCTCCTGTTATGTACAGTTCAACCACAAGGTCACTTTGgtctttattctatttttagAGGCCATAAGAGGTTGAACTATCCAGTTACTCATTTGAAAAAAGACGAGGATAAGACATAAGtctgaaaaaacacttttttttcttgttagtCTTTAAGAGCACCACTGCTCTAAAAGAGTGAATTTTCTTTTCTACCTAAATCTAATGGGAAGATAGTCCAAAGGTGTGACAACGTAATTATTGTACAAGCgaacttgtttatttatttaattatttagtaTGATTATTTTTTAGATATTGTTTTATTAATCTAATTAAACTACAAATTGGGGAACAAATTGTATTCAGAGATgatagcagctctgtgaggctgtaccaCCAGTGCTTTATGCTAAACACTAATATCAGTATATGTCAACATACAGTTACAATGTTAACAAATGTATACCCTGTTCATCATCTTAGTCTCCCATCatagcatgctaatatttgcgaaatagaacagaaaaacaaagtacagTAGCTTGGGTCCAGATGTTTGAACCCATCTAGTCCACTGAGTTGACTGATTCTTTATGCTCATAACATTAAGTTCcaattgcattttctttttttttttgtgaacagtGATATGCACCCAAAGATTTTTCCCAACCGCAAAATCCACAACACATGATTAAATGATCCTCTTGTCACGTTATGTCAACTTGTAAATGTGCCACACATTGACAATACAAAACATGACTTTGCAGCACACTAAAACAGTTCACTAAGAGAATGAAAAAAGTATGAATGTGTCCAGGGTACCCCATGTGTTTTAAGAGTCATACTGCTCTTGGTGCTTGGTAGAGAGAAGTATTCCTTAAGCTCTTGGAAAGAACAGAGGCCTTGTTGGTTGTAAATAATTATTCTAAATAGGGGGCAAGTTGTGAAATTTACATGTGAATTGTAACTCTTTTTTTGTCTGGTACGATACAGACAGGGAAGTTGATATAATAGATTCcatatgtatttatgttttcttgATCTTCACACCACAAAATGACAGATGATTGAAGTGAATCAGATTGAAGTTTGATTGACATAAAGCATTTCAGAAGACGTTTGCCATTCCTTGAGACCCTTCAACCCTGTCACGTCgtcaaaaacaacaatgttcACATAATAGCATGTCTTTTGTATTTTGGTTGCTGATAACATCTTCAGGCTGATGAAAATGCCATTAGTTTTTCAGATAATTGGTCATAAACCAGACGTAGACCACAATTCATCatgcagagaaaataaatgtctgtactaaatttcatggcaatcccaattgagacatttcactcacGAATAAAAATGTCAGTAGCACTAGAGGAAAAGTAATGAGACCACCAAAGTCATTAAGTCATTACGATCCAACCTTTAGTGTTTTTGAATACTTCTGCCAAATTTCATTGATATCTATCCAATATTTGTCAAGATAATTCAGTGTCGACCTAGGTGGTGGATCATACTACCATCCGTAGTCCAATTGTAGGACTTATATCAGACACTATGTTAACCATGAAAGAAAACACTAtgtattctgttgtttttctgactcCCAGGTGAGACCTCATTGAGTGAATGCTTCCCAGTCTTTTCATCTGGCCTATTTGAGGTCATGTGCAACATCTCTCTGGACAGACCCTTAATATCTGACCAACTGAAGGCTGAACTCAATCCACTGGTCATCACAGTTTTGTCAGCCACCTCAATGCCTTCATCCCCAGTCCCATATCACATCCTACAGGTGGGAATTATAATATGGCTTGTACTGTACATGTGGGTGTTGAATACATTCTCCATTTACTATTTTGTTTTCCTATGTTgatcacattttatttacaaggATTGAGCAGTAAGCtttgatatacatttttttgttttcccaggAAAAATGTGTGCCTGTATATTGCCAGTACAGGTTCCAGAACATGGGCATGCACAGAACAAACTATCACAAGCATGATACCAACATCCACTTCAGAGATGTGAATGTGATCCTGACTGGCTTGATGAGTCCTGAAGAGCTCAGAGAGTTCCTCTCCGGTCCACCTCTGGAGATAGAAGTTCATGATCGAGACAGGAAACTGGAAGAAACAGTTAAATCTCCAGCAATGTTTGGCACAGGGTCAGATCATGACACCCCTAGTAGTGCAGCACCGGGTCAAAAGAAGAGAACCATTATTAACTCCTATGGTATTGCAAGCCTgaacctctctgagctgctgcttgGGAAGAGCCGAAAGATGAATCTACCAATCAAATGCTGCTCTCCACCTCCACTGCTGGACAGGGAGCGAAGTGCATTGAAGAATAAGatgacacacactgcagctggcAGAGAGCCCATGCCACAAGGCCATTACTCTGAGGCCAATTCTCAACTCAAAGTCGAGGTTGAGATAGCTCGTTCCCTTAAGAATGTAGTCTGTGATGGTCTGTTTGGGCGCATCATCTACTTCTTCGATTCCAGCAACTTCTCTGTGATGACTAAGCTTAGGTCAGAGATACTCAGAATCAATGCATCAGCTTTCCATCTGGGCTCACGCTCACTGGAAAATATGGAGAAAGCCCTATCGAATTACATAATGAATTTTAAGCACGATGAGAGCAAGGATTTGGACTTTGTTTCAGGATTCCACGTGCAAGATAAGAAGACACACATCTTTGTTGTGGAAGGGCTGAAACATAAAGCAGTGAAGAGACTTTGGGAGGCTGTTCCTATGAAGTAAGACCATGAACAGAATCCCAAAGTGCTAACAGTTCTTACTAAGTAGCCGTGCTGTCTACTTGGGTAGAGTGTTTAAATTCCATTGACAATCCTGCAGTCTGTGTGATGTTTTGCAGGCTAAGTGGGAGTAAGGAGGAGCAGGTGATAGTCCTCTACAACTCGAACATGGGTTTCTTCAAGCGCATCTATGACTCATTAGATGTGGGCCTGAGACCTATCCAGTTGTCTGTGACACTTGAGGCCATCATGAGGCAGCCTGTGGTCTATATTAGAGGCATGGTCCCTCAACCCTGCTTCCAAGCTTTGTCAAGGTACCCACATAGTGAGATTACAGTGGCCTGAAAGCAGGGCTGCCCAAAGTGGGGAGTTTACAGCTGCTTATTAGtattttgtgtcaaaataattctgTAGTAGTTGGGGGTTTCTAATGTATGCAACTACTATAAAGTATGCAAGATTTGTTGTTAAGCATGTTAAACAAGTCAAGATGGATCTACTGGATGTTGACGACGCGGAaggttttgtatgtttttggaTGAACTGTGTGATACGAGTTCTTCATGGTAACGACTCAATAATTCCTGAGAGGTACTTGTATTTTGTCCAGGTTAAGACAGCTTTGTGAAGCAAGGCAACTCCAAGATGTGGTGCAGTACGACCTCTTCCCGTCAGCTGACATGATTTTCAGCATGAGCAGGGTATGCGGCACATatgctgagcagcaggaggaaaaagTCAGAGCAGACACTGTGGACGTGCCCTCTGTGCCTCTCCAGATGAGAAGACATGCGCcgctcaacacacacaacagagagTACATGAAGCAGTCGCAGCTCAAACAGTGCACAGACTTTATTCAGGTCTGTGGGCATAAATTATTCTGAGTAGAATCTGTTTTATTAACAAAGCCACTCATGATGAAAATATTTTCCAGGAGAATATTAAGAAGGTGCAGAAGGAAAGTGAGCAGTTACAGAAGCCAGAGGCCGCTGTGGTAAGGGTGGAACAGTCTGCAGCCAGACCAGCCCACAACTACAGCATCCAGACCTTCAACTCAAAGGAGGAAGCCAAGGAGCTGCTGCGCAAAGAGATGGCCCAGGTTGGAAGAATGTGTAGGATGCAATGTATGGGGTGCACCTTACTATGTCCTTAACTGATGGCATGTCACTGTTCAAGAGCCAGACATTTCCCTCTTTCAGCCAAAGACAGGTAAAAAGAGAGTGATTTGCAGTAGCCTAATCCGAGTCACCAGAAGCCCCAAGATTCCAAAtttttgaaaagacgttatttgaTAATGgaataatagaaataataaaagcCGAAAGCATTAGCCCACACCTCGCCTGAAGTAGGTGCACAGTGACGGTGCAGATAACATCTTGGACCTGGATTACACTGAGTCACCTTTTTTTCGGTTTTCTACTTCAGTTTCCTAGGAAAATGCTACAACACTGACCTGCTGTgaatctccagaaatgttctgtgtaCAACAAAGTTTCACACGATGTTCCGTCAGCTTAGAGATGAGAGGGTAATTTCTtaccttttcattttttgggtgtACTGCTCCTTTTTATCAAGTATAAAGAGCCTGCTAACACAGTAGATGCTCGTCCCAGACAGAAACGGATTGGAAGCCTGCTTAATCAAAGGACAAACACATCCTCAGATCTAAACCTATCCTCATAATGAAGTGGTTAAAGGATAATGCTGGTATTATTTCATTCTGGCACACTGAAAGAAAGTGTCCCCTGAAAATCTATTTAAAAGTATTGTGCTTTTTTAACTTCAGGTGCCTGGGTGGAGGTTCACCTACAGTCAGCAGTATCACAGTGCTACAGTGGAGCCGGGAGACGTGACTTCTAAACATGTTTCCAGCACCACTGCTGCCTCTACGGTTTGGTTCACAAGTATGAGCAGCGACAAGCCCAAAGTGCACTCTAAACACCCAGACGAGGCTCGTGTGGAGGAACTCAGGAAGGTGATGTCACTCTTCATCTTCCAGCAGCGTGGGCTTTCACAAGAATAGGAATGCTCAGTTTACTGGCACAGGGATAGCATTTTTATAGCTGTTTACTTACGAGATCCTCTTTCTCTATGAGCCAGCAGTGTATAATATGACATGACTAATGATATTAACCTTGCTGTTCTTTGATGAGGTGTCCAGCAACAGGCTGTGTATCTGAGGGTGAGAGTGatactttttactgttcactTTGCTTCCAGCCATGGAGAGAGAACATCCTACATGCCAACATATTGAAGCCCACTGTTTCAAGGGACTTACAGGCCTGGAGCCAGCGTGATGAGGACTTCCAGCTCTATAGCAAACCTGCCCCTTTCTTCAGCCCACTTCCTGTCACCATTCACCTGGCTGGTAGGCTTTGCTACCATCAATGTACCATGTTCATGTATAGTTGAGTTTTTGTTATATGATAGTCTAGTTTTCATTTCCTGCGAGTGCCTGGCCAAATGTTAACAACCTGGTTTCACACTGAGATATTACCCTTGAGGCCTTCTAAGACACCACCGAGTTTAGCTGGCAGAGAGATTCCTCATAGCGAAAACAGATATTTCCCCACCTACAGCTGTCTCATACATAATGTCATACAGCCACAGCTGTGGGACATGGCTTCTGTGGTGTATCCATGGTTACATACCACTTTGCTGAAAAAGCCCAAAATTGTTACATTACAAATATGTTCA
It includes:
- the cfap92 gene encoding uncharacterized protein cfap92, with translation MENIPVESDSMANMPEMDKSQSDCDDGEVTDTKQEDVLENDVLSIEHGVENMSESTEDVTTDSDDRSYYVTWTVFIALAVPRGKEVDFPEAHAKTKTKKDSCTVLGTAFKCQSSYHIEYRLPGDTKPVIVDLVVFGPAAKMYKGDELKILRTWHEGERTWVGWTQNFNIRVNRDLLISLIPNYKIKLQVWSSKEKLSSQARYERLKTLRMPQDQLEGVTDMCGGVKIMVNKLRTLCERKSNTSRKHKRDILLNSESEVGSETENSLAPLTKTGFHNPSMGTFDLEAITKKGCAKVEIGTICLMAGETSLSECFPVFSSGLFEVMCNISLDRPLISDQLKAELNPLVITVLSATSMPSSPVPYHILQEKCVPVYCQYRFQNMGMHRTNYHKHDTNIHFRDVNVILTGLMSPEELREFLSGPPLEIEVHDRDRKLEETVKSPAMFGTGSDHDTPSSAAPGQKKRTIINSYGIASLNLSELLLGKSRKMNLPIKCCSPPPLLDRERSALKNKMTHTAAGREPMPQGHYSEANSQLKVEVEIARSLKNVVCDGLFGRIIYFFDSSNFSVMTKLRSEILRINASAFHLGSRSLENMEKALSNYIMNFKHDESKDLDFVSGFHVQDKKTHIFVVEGLKHKAVKRLWEAVPMKLSGSKEEQVIVLYNSNMGFFKRIYDSLDVGLRPIQLSVTLEAIMRQPVVYIRGMVPQPCFQALSRLRQLCEARQLQDVVQYDLFPSADMIFSMSRVCGTYAEQQEEKVRADTVDVPSVPLQMRRHAPLNTHNREYMKQSQLKQCTDFIQENIKKVQKESEQLQKPEAAVVRVEQSAARPAHNYSIQTFNSKEEAKELLRKEMAQVPGWRFTYSQQYHSATVEPGDVTSKHVSSTTAASTVWFTSMSSDKPKVHSKHPDEARVEELRKPWRENILHANILKPTVSRDLQAWSQRDEDFQLYSKPAPFFSPLPVTIHLAGERLRQEQLEAARAQYSRWQKKLLPGGSTNPPSNGRLPEFKCHMGRNSERTQDILKDQPKKYSLRKPGMMLKPLPQVSVMILSDTDAEEKSVALAPGPCMDCSFSSKNNSIARHISLYNKYRYIGFSKQHSPLYKRRALPLTEQERDIFTFQKYEPFAKTQTSAVEPFGNIVEARTHKNSTLYIK